From the genome of Argentina anserina chromosome 4, drPotAnse1.1, whole genome shotgun sequence, one region includes:
- the LOC126791944 gene encoding DNA mismatch repair protein MSH1, mitochondrial isoform X4: protein MYWLATRNGVVALPRCRPLALLLRPPPRRCTSVAPSPILIGQFRRILCFKEQKVLRGSRKTTKKLSALSNYVDERAVSNILWWKERMQMCRKPSTVQLVKRLDYSNLLGLDVNLKNGSLKEGTLNWEILQFKSKFPHEVLLCRVGDFYEALGIDACVLVEYAGLNPFGGLRSDSIPRAGCPVVNLRQTLDDLTRNGFSVCIVEEVQGPTQARSRKGRFISGHAHPGSPYVFGLVGVDHDLDFPEPMPVVGISRSARGYCINFVLETMKTYSSEDGLTEEALVAKLRTSRYHHLFLHTSLRNNFSGTCRWGEFGEGGLLWGECSGRHFEWFEGNPVSELLSKVKDLYGLDNEVAFRNVTVSSENRPHPLSLGTATQIGAIPTEGIPCLLKVLLPSNCSGLPALYVRDLLLNPPSYDISSTIQATCRLMSSITCSIPEFTCVSPAKLVKLLELREANHIEFCRIKNVLDEILHMHKNPELGKILKLLMDPTWVATGLKIEFETFVNECESASERIGEMISLDGEHDQNLSSFPVVPSDFFEDMESSWKGRIKRIHIEEAFAEVEKAAEALSLAVTEDFMPIVTRIKATTAPLGGPKGEILYAREHEAVWFKGKRFAPAVWAGTPGEEQIKQLKPAIDSKGRKVGEEWFTTMKVEDALTRYHEAGAKAKTKVLELLRELSSDLQAKINILVFASMLLVIAKALFAHVSEGRRRKWVFPALGESSWSEHWTQTVEPVRGGNRMEIVGLSPYWLDVAEGSAVNNTVDMQSLFLLTGPNGGGKSSLLRSICAAALLGVCGFMVPAQSASIPYFNSIMLHMKSYDSPADGKSSFQVEMAEIRSIVSAATKRSLVLVDEICRGTETAKGTCIAGSIVETLDTIGCLGIISTHLHGVFSLPLNTKNTVHKAMGTIYVDGQPKPTWKLMDGICRESLAFETAKKEGIPETIIERAQGLYRSVYVTEVIGGKIDSKLVEFCSMGFNNFDRSQSQSSSARVQILEGTSSVNSMEVLQKEVESAITLICQKKLIELGNERTSQLTDIQCIPIHVREQPPPSTVGASCVYVIFRPDRKLYVGQTDDLEGRVRKHRSKEGMQKANFLYFIVPGKSLACQLETLLINQLPNQGFHLSNVADGKHRNFGTSDISLEGVTICP, encoded by the exons ATGTATTGGTTGGCCACTCGAAACGGCGTCGTTGCTCTCCCTCGCTGCCGTCCTCTCGCTCTTCTTCTCCGCCCTCCTCCTCGTAGATGCACCTCCGTCGCCCCCTCTCCGATACTCat TGGACAGTTTCGGAGGATTCTTTGTTTCAAAGAACAAAAAGTTTTACGGGGAAGCAGGAAAACTACCAAGAAACTCAGTGCCTTGTCTAATTATGTGGATGAAAGAgctgtttctaacatactgtGGTGGAAGGAG AGGATGCAGATGTGCAGGAAGCCTTCAACTGTCCAGCTGGTGAAAAGGCTAGATTATTCTAATTTGCTAGGCTTGGATGTCAACTTAAAAAATGGGAG TCTGAAAGAGGGAACGCTCAATTGGGAGATCTTGCAGTTCAAGTCAAAGTTTCCACATGAAGTTTTGCTCTGCAGG GTTGGTGACTTTTACGAAGCCTTAGGAATAGATGCTTGTGTATTGGTTGAATATGCAGGTCTGAATCCTTTTGGGGGTCTGCGTTCAGATAGTATCCCAAGAGCTGGATGCCCAGTTGTG AATCTTCGGCAAACTCTAGATGATCTGACACGGAATGGGTTTTCAGTG TGCATAGTGGAAGAAGTTCAGGGTCCAACACAAGCGCGTTCCCGTAAAGGTCGTTTTATATCTGG GCATGCACATCCTGGTAGTCCTTATGTTTTCGGGCTTGTTGGGGTTGATCACGATCTTGACTTTCCAGAACCAATGCCTGTAGTTG GAATATCTCGTTCGGCAAGAGGTTATTGCATCAATTTTGTACTGGAAACCATGAAAACTTATTCGTCAGAGGATGGTTTGACTGAAGAAGCCTTGGTTGCTAAGCTCCGTACTAGTCGGTACCACCATTTATTCCTGCATACATCATTGAGGAACAATTTCTCAG GCACCTGTCGTTGGGGTGAATTTGGTGAGGGTGGCCTTCTATGGGGAGAGTGTAGTGGTAGGCATTTTGAATGGTTTGAAGGCAATCCTGTGTCTGAGCTTTTGTCTAAG GTTAAAGATTTATATGGCCTTGATAATGAAGTCGCATTTAGGAATGTCACTGTGTCTTCAGAAAACAGACCCCACCCTTTATCCCTAGGAACGGCTACTCAAATTG GTGCCATACCAACGGAGGGAATTCCTTGTTTGTTGAAGGTGTTGCTTCCTTCAAACTGCTCAGGCCTACCTGCCCT GTATGTTAGAGATCTTCTTCTTAATCCTCCTTCTTATGATATATCTTCCACAATTCAAG CAACATGCAGGCTTATGAGCAGCATTACTTGCTCAATTCCTGAGTTTACTTGTGTTTCACCTGCAAAG CTGGTGAAACTTCTGGAACTCAGGGAGGCCAATCATATAGAGTTTTGCAGAATTAAAAATGTTCTCGATGAAATACTGCACATGCATAAAAATCCTGAGCTGGGTAAGATTTTGAAGTTGTTGATGGATCCTACATGGGTGGCGACTGGGCTGAAAATTGAGTTCGAGACATTC GTTAATGAATGTGAAAGTGCTTCTGAGAGAATTGGTGAAATGATCTCACTAGATGGTGAACATGATCAAAACCTTAGTTCCTTTCCTGTTGTTCCTAGTGATTTTTTTGAGGATATGGAGTCTTCTTGGAAAGGTCGTATAAAGAGAATCCACATAGAGGAGGCATTTGCAGAAGTGGAGAAGGCTGCTGAGGCGTTATCCCTAGCA GTCACTGAAGATTTCATGCCCATTGTAACTAGAATAAAGGCTACCACAGCTCCACTTGGAGGCCCGAAGGGAGAAATATTATATGCAAGGGAACATGAAGCTGTTTGGTTTAAGGGAAAACGATTTGCTCCTGCTGTTTGGGCCGGCACCCCTGGGGAAGAACAAATCAAGCAGCTTAAACCTGCTATAGATTCCAAAGGTAGAAAGGTTGGAGAAGAGTGGTTTACTACAATGAAAGTGGAGGATGCTTTAACTAG GTACCATGAAGCAGGTGCAAAAGCAAAGACAAAGGTTTTGGAATTGTTGAGAGAACTTTCTTCTGACTTACAAGCAAAGATCAATATCCTTGTCTTTGCCTCAATGCTTCTAGTTATTGCAAAAGCATTATTTGCTCATGTGAG TGaagggagaagaaggaaatggGTTTTTCCTGCCCTTGGAGAGTCCAGTTGGTCTGAG CACTGGACGCAGACTGTGGAACCAGTGAGGGGAGGAAATAGAATGGAGATAGTTGGTCTATCACCATACTGGTTGGATGTAGCAGAAGGCAGCGCTGTAAATAACACTGTGGATATGCAATCGTTGTTTCTTTTAACTGGGCCCAATGGTGGTGGTAAATCAAGTCTGCTACGATCAATTTGTGCTGCTGCATTACTTGGAGTTTGTGGGTTTATGGTGCCTGCACAGTCTGCCTCGATTCCTTATTTTAATTCTATTATGCTTCACATGAAATCTTATGACAGCCCCGCTGATGGGAAAAGTTCCTTTCAG GTGGAAATGGCAGAAATTCGGTCTATTGTTTCTGCAGCCACTAAAAGAAGCCTTGTACTTGTAGATGAAATTTGTCGAGGAACAGAAACAGCTAAGGGAACATGTATTGCCGGTAGTATTGTTGAAACTCTTGATACAATTGGATGTCTAGGTATCATATCCACTCATTTGCACGGGGTATTTAGCTTGCCACTAAATACAAAAAATACGGTGCACAAAGCAATGGGaactatatatgttgatgGACAACCAAAACCAACCTGGAAATTGATGGATGGCATATGTAGAGAAAGCCTTGCATTTGAAACAGCCAAGAAGGAAGGAATTCCTGAAACAATAATTGAAAGAGCTCAAGGTCTGTACCGTTCAGTTTATGTGACTGAGGTAATTGGAGGCAAGATTGACTCAAAACTAGTAGAGTTCTGTTCCATGGGTTTCAATAATTTTGATAGGTCTCAGTCTCAATCAAGTAGTGCTAGAGTTCAAATTCTCGAGGGGACCAGTTCAGTGAACAGTATGGAGGTCTTACAGAAGGAGGTTGAGAGTGCAATCACCTTGATTTGCCAAAAGAAGCTGATTGAGCTTGGCAATGAAAGAACATCACAACTTACTGATATACAGTGTATTCCAATTCATGTCAGGGAACAGCCACCTCCATCAACCGTAGGTGCTTCATGTGTATATGTGATTTTCAGACCCGACAGGAAACTATATGTTGGACAG ACCGATGATTTGGAGGGTCGAGTGCGCAAACATCGTTCAAAGGAAGGAATGCAAAAGGCTAATTTCCTTTATTTCATTGTCCCCGGGAAGAGCTTGGCTTGCCAATTGGAGACTCTTCTCATCAACCAGCTCCCCAATCAAGGGTTTCATCTCAGTAATGTAGCCGATGGTAAACATAGGAATTTTGGCACATCCGACATTTCCTTGGAAGGTGTGACCATTTGTCCATAA
- the LOC126791944 gene encoding DNA mismatch repair protein MSH1, mitochondrial isoform X5, whose protein sequence is MYWLATRNGVVALPRCRPLALLLRPPPRRCTSVAPSPILIGQFRRILCFKEQKVLRGSRKTTKKLSALSNYVDERAVSNILWWKERMQMCRKPSTVQLVKRLDYSNLLGLDVNLKNGSLKEGTLNWEILQFKSKFPHEVLLCRVGDFYEALGIDACVLVEYAGLNPFGGLRSDSIPRAGCPVVNLRQTLDDLTRNGFSVCIVEEVQGPTQARSRKGRFISGHAHPGSPYVFGLVGVDHDLDFPEPMPVVGISRSARGYCINFVLETMKTYSSEDGLTEEALVAKLRTSRYHHLFLHTSLRNNFSGTCRWGEFGEGGLLWGECSGRHFEWFEGNPVSELLSKVKDLYGLDNEVAFRNVTVSSENRPHPLSLGTATQIGAIPTEGIPCLLKVLLPSNCSGLPALYVRDLLLNPPSYDISSTIQATCRLMSSITCSIPEFTCVSPAKLVKLLELREANHIEFCRIKNVLDEILHMHKNPELGKILKLLMDPTWVATGLKIEFETFVNECESASERIGEMISLDGEHDQNLSSFPVVPSDFFEDMESSWKGRIKRIHIEEAFAEVEKAAEALSLAVTEDFMPIVTRIKATTAPLGGPKGEILYAREHEAVWFKGKRFAPAVWAGTPGEEQIKQLKPAIDSKGRKVGEEWFTTMKVEDALTRYHEAGAKAKTKVLELLRELSSDLQAKINILVFASMLLVIAKALFAHVSEGRRRKWVFPALGESSWSETVEPVRGGNRMEIVGLSPYWLDVAEGSAVNNTVDMQSLFLLTGPNGGGKSSLLRSICAAALLGVCGFMVPAQSASIPYFNSIMLHMKSYDSPADGKSSFQVEMAEIRSIVSAATKRSLVLVDEICRGTETAKGTCIAGSIVETLDTIGCLGIISTHLHGVFSLPLNTKNTVHKAMGTIYVDGQPKPTWKLMDGICRESLAFETAKKEGIPETIIERAQGLYRSVYVTEVIGGKIDSKLVEFCSMGFNNFDRSQSQSSSARVQILEGTSSVNSMEVLQKEVESAITLICQKKLIELGNERTSQLTDIQCIPIHVREQPPPSTVGASCVYVIFRPDRKLYVGQTDDLEGRVRKHRSKEGMQKANFLYFIVPGKSLACQLETLLINQLPNQGFHLSNVADGKHRNFGTSDISLEGVTICP, encoded by the exons ATGTATTGGTTGGCCACTCGAAACGGCGTCGTTGCTCTCCCTCGCTGCCGTCCTCTCGCTCTTCTTCTCCGCCCTCCTCCTCGTAGATGCACCTCCGTCGCCCCCTCTCCGATACTCat TGGACAGTTTCGGAGGATTCTTTGTTTCAAAGAACAAAAAGTTTTACGGGGAAGCAGGAAAACTACCAAGAAACTCAGTGCCTTGTCTAATTATGTGGATGAAAGAgctgtttctaacatactgtGGTGGAAGGAG AGGATGCAGATGTGCAGGAAGCCTTCAACTGTCCAGCTGGTGAAAAGGCTAGATTATTCTAATTTGCTAGGCTTGGATGTCAACTTAAAAAATGGGAG TCTGAAAGAGGGAACGCTCAATTGGGAGATCTTGCAGTTCAAGTCAAAGTTTCCACATGAAGTTTTGCTCTGCAGG GTTGGTGACTTTTACGAAGCCTTAGGAATAGATGCTTGTGTATTGGTTGAATATGCAGGTCTGAATCCTTTTGGGGGTCTGCGTTCAGATAGTATCCCAAGAGCTGGATGCCCAGTTGTG AATCTTCGGCAAACTCTAGATGATCTGACACGGAATGGGTTTTCAGTG TGCATAGTGGAAGAAGTTCAGGGTCCAACACAAGCGCGTTCCCGTAAAGGTCGTTTTATATCTGG GCATGCACATCCTGGTAGTCCTTATGTTTTCGGGCTTGTTGGGGTTGATCACGATCTTGACTTTCCAGAACCAATGCCTGTAGTTG GAATATCTCGTTCGGCAAGAGGTTATTGCATCAATTTTGTACTGGAAACCATGAAAACTTATTCGTCAGAGGATGGTTTGACTGAAGAAGCCTTGGTTGCTAAGCTCCGTACTAGTCGGTACCACCATTTATTCCTGCATACATCATTGAGGAACAATTTCTCAG GCACCTGTCGTTGGGGTGAATTTGGTGAGGGTGGCCTTCTATGGGGAGAGTGTAGTGGTAGGCATTTTGAATGGTTTGAAGGCAATCCTGTGTCTGAGCTTTTGTCTAAG GTTAAAGATTTATATGGCCTTGATAATGAAGTCGCATTTAGGAATGTCACTGTGTCTTCAGAAAACAGACCCCACCCTTTATCCCTAGGAACGGCTACTCAAATTG GTGCCATACCAACGGAGGGAATTCCTTGTTTGTTGAAGGTGTTGCTTCCTTCAAACTGCTCAGGCCTACCTGCCCT GTATGTTAGAGATCTTCTTCTTAATCCTCCTTCTTATGATATATCTTCCACAATTCAAG CAACATGCAGGCTTATGAGCAGCATTACTTGCTCAATTCCTGAGTTTACTTGTGTTTCACCTGCAAAG CTGGTGAAACTTCTGGAACTCAGGGAGGCCAATCATATAGAGTTTTGCAGAATTAAAAATGTTCTCGATGAAATACTGCACATGCATAAAAATCCTGAGCTGGGTAAGATTTTGAAGTTGTTGATGGATCCTACATGGGTGGCGACTGGGCTGAAAATTGAGTTCGAGACATTC GTTAATGAATGTGAAAGTGCTTCTGAGAGAATTGGTGAAATGATCTCACTAGATGGTGAACATGATCAAAACCTTAGTTCCTTTCCTGTTGTTCCTAGTGATTTTTTTGAGGATATGGAGTCTTCTTGGAAAGGTCGTATAAAGAGAATCCACATAGAGGAGGCATTTGCAGAAGTGGAGAAGGCTGCTGAGGCGTTATCCCTAGCA GTCACTGAAGATTTCATGCCCATTGTAACTAGAATAAAGGCTACCACAGCTCCACTTGGAGGCCCGAAGGGAGAAATATTATATGCAAGGGAACATGAAGCTGTTTGGTTTAAGGGAAAACGATTTGCTCCTGCTGTTTGGGCCGGCACCCCTGGGGAAGAACAAATCAAGCAGCTTAAACCTGCTATAGATTCCAAAGGTAGAAAGGTTGGAGAAGAGTGGTTTACTACAATGAAAGTGGAGGATGCTTTAACTAG GTACCATGAAGCAGGTGCAAAAGCAAAGACAAAGGTTTTGGAATTGTTGAGAGAACTTTCTTCTGACTTACAAGCAAAGATCAATATCCTTGTCTTTGCCTCAATGCTTCTAGTTATTGCAAAAGCATTATTTGCTCATGTGAG TGaagggagaagaaggaaatggGTTTTTCCTGCCCTTGGAGAGTCCAGTTGGTCTGAG ACTGTGGAACCAGTGAGGGGAGGAAATAGAATGGAGATAGTTGGTCTATCACCATACTGGTTGGATGTAGCAGAAGGCAGCGCTGTAAATAACACTGTGGATATGCAATCGTTGTTTCTTTTAACTGGGCCCAATGGTGGTGGTAAATCAAGTCTGCTACGATCAATTTGTGCTGCTGCATTACTTGGAGTTTGTGGGTTTATGGTGCCTGCACAGTCTGCCTCGATTCCTTATTTTAATTCTATTATGCTTCACATGAAATCTTATGACAGCCCCGCTGATGGGAAAAGTTCCTTTCAG GTGGAAATGGCAGAAATTCGGTCTATTGTTTCTGCAGCCACTAAAAGAAGCCTTGTACTTGTAGATGAAATTTGTCGAGGAACAGAAACAGCTAAGGGAACATGTATTGCCGGTAGTATTGTTGAAACTCTTGATACAATTGGATGTCTAGGTATCATATCCACTCATTTGCACGGGGTATTTAGCTTGCCACTAAATACAAAAAATACGGTGCACAAAGCAATGGGaactatatatgttgatgGACAACCAAAACCAACCTGGAAATTGATGGATGGCATATGTAGAGAAAGCCTTGCATTTGAAACAGCCAAGAAGGAAGGAATTCCTGAAACAATAATTGAAAGAGCTCAAGGTCTGTACCGTTCAGTTTATGTGACTGAGGTAATTGGAGGCAAGATTGACTCAAAACTAGTAGAGTTCTGTTCCATGGGTTTCAATAATTTTGATAGGTCTCAGTCTCAATCAAGTAGTGCTAGAGTTCAAATTCTCGAGGGGACCAGTTCAGTGAACAGTATGGAGGTCTTACAGAAGGAGGTTGAGAGTGCAATCACCTTGATTTGCCAAAAGAAGCTGATTGAGCTTGGCAATGAAAGAACATCACAACTTACTGATATACAGTGTATTCCAATTCATGTCAGGGAACAGCCACCTCCATCAACCGTAGGTGCTTCATGTGTATATGTGATTTTCAGACCCGACAGGAAACTATATGTTGGACAG ACCGATGATTTGGAGGGTCGAGTGCGCAAACATCGTTCAAAGGAAGGAATGCAAAAGGCTAATTTCCTTTATTTCATTGTCCCCGGGAAGAGCTTGGCTTGCCAATTGGAGACTCTTCTCATCAACCAGCTCCCCAATCAAGGGTTTCATCTCAGTAATGTAGCCGATGGTAAACATAGGAATTTTGGCACATCCGACATTTCCTTGGAAGGTGTGACCATTTGTCCATAA